A segment of the Anopheles cruzii chromosome 2, idAnoCruzAS_RS32_06, whole genome shotgun sequence genome:
CGGTGGCCACGCGCGAATTTCATCGATCACATAACCTCGCGCGGAATCCGGAGTTGAGCCGGTgaccgaaaacggaaccggaccggatcgaaACAACACCCCGACGCGTGTGCTGTGCTGGAAAGGACACGGGTCGCGACACCAACAAGAACAACACAACTCCGTTGACACACGGCTCAAGATCGGGACCCCTGCTCGGGGAAgcgggcgcgcgtgcgtgcgttctgGTCCAGCGCGAGCAACTTAATGACAACCCCAATCAGCCGTCGGAGGTGTCGAACATGGGCACGGCCGGACCCGGGCAAATCTTCCGTCGACCGACCCGAACTGGGCCCGAATGTCCAAAATACGTGTGCGCGGGGTGGGGACAGTAGCCGACAAGCGCACGCtggcggtcgtcgtcgtcgtcgacaccCGATCGAGATGCAGGCGGTCACTGCACGAGCCTtaagagcgtgtgtgtgtgtgcgtcgacggcgccgccgccagcgagATGCGAGAGTGGGAAGCTGATATTGACCgtcgtcgacgccgccgccgacgatctGCAGCCGGGTTGCATCGGATCCGGAGCGCTCTCTGCAACGCCATGGCCGTTTGTCGCGTGAGTGCGCGCTCCGGTCGTTGATGCTCTATTAAGTCCGCTTAATTCGTATTACAAACATAATATTTGATTTCTTAGGTTCAAACCGTTCATATCACAGCACAACACGTTTCGCAAGACGCGCGATTAGATGATCGTGGCAAGCGAAGCGTTGTCACGGGTCACTTTTGATCGTCGATCACTTCACTTAATGTGTTTAGTGATTGCTTCGATCAAAATACGAGACCTCGTTGGATTTATGTGaattcggttttttgttgcacaattttgtgaggattttgtgtgtttcaaacTTTGAGCAGATTTCGAAGGTGGATCTTTTGGATTCGAGCATGTTAACTTGACCGACTTGCACGCGTAAGGCAACACCAATGAGTCAACGATTAATGTAACAGTCATTGGGACCTTgatatttgaattttaaatgtttcCGTCTAATTAACGCGAAACTTTGTTTCTCAAAGGGGTATTTTTAACATGAGGAACAGAAAATAGATATTACAGAAGATCGTTTCTGGTACCTCCTCTAGTACCTCAATAAGAGTTTACCAGATATCTTTCAGACCACGTGTTTCTCTTAAAGCACGATTTCATTCGTTATGCAATATGGCtatttttgaatgaaattggCAGTCAATCTAAATGGAATTATTCTGGATGACGGTCTATGACGTAGAGTGTATAGATTGGGTAGAGAACAACCGACTGATTACCAAACTCGGTAACATGCGTGGCCCGTTTAAAATCAGTGCTATATGCAAACAgcaacacgcaaaaataaataacaaatataGACGTCCATTAACTGTTTTCGAGGTTCCAGGAAGACAGGCGGTCCTCATtagaatttattttccaaaccaacaacaaccgtaCTCCATTACTCCTTCACAAACTACTGAATGCTGATTATCGCCCATAATGGTTGAATTTAACTCATTGTTCCTAATGTGGtccatttttaatttggttCACATGGCGTTCCAGTGATTAACCTTATAATTGTCCTTCAGATGGTTTCCGACAAAGCCCAGCGCTCGAATTTACCGATTAGTATGGTCATCTCACCGGAAATTCGCCATTTGACTAACTGCTATCCATCCATCTCCATCACCCTCCGATCAGTCACGACTAAGGATCTCGAAGCCGGACAACGTTGTGCGACGTGAGATTTTAGAACGGATATCGTGCGTTCATTAAACCGTGAGTTGgctcaaaaataaattaaattctacGAATCCTTCATACCCAAAAATACCAGTTCATGCTCCCCTGTCCGGCCTGACGTCAATGTGGTGTGCTTGACGCACAAGAACCACGAGGTTAAAACCATTGaatatgtttaattttaatagaTGTCTCAGCCACGTCCCAGCGAGCACCAACTAATGGATGGTAGTGGGTTTGGTCATTACTTAGCGCACCTGTGCCTTTTTGGGATTGCGTCAACTCGAGCCCAAATCGAGAACAATTTTCCAACTTCATAATTAGGCTTTTGGTCATTAGCTTTGGACTTTCCCATAGCAAGCCCGATGCACCGGCACACGCCGGACAATGCGCACAATTGGCCGCTTCAAGATTGAGACATTCCTCCGGTCGACATTGTGCCGGACAGATGGTGCCACAACCGGTGTCGGTTCGGAGCGCATTTCGTGGTGTAAATGATGAAATTTGTTTGGCGTGGAAAACTCTATTCTCATGCCGCATGATTGGATTGTAAAAAGGCCCCATCGAAATTGGGGGCCGGCGTGGGTTTCACGCAACtcatttccgttttctgcATGATATCGATTTCGTGCGGGGCGtggaatcgaatttcattCTTTTCGCCACGCTTAAAATCTTAACTCTGTTGCCAACTCGCAGCCGGGTAGAATACAGTTTTCGCCCAAGAGAAGCCGGGCGGGAAGCCATCGATCACCGTGCGCCGACGTTTCGGTCGGTTAAACAGACGGCCTTTTTCAAGGGCAAAGGAAGGGTTAAGACGCTGTGCAGATCAAATCCGTGACGCCGTCATGCCGGCAGGGCTAGTAAATTCGGGGCCTCTCTGCAAACTGATGTTCTAGAACCTGTTTGATACGATGCGtcaaaagaaatcaattaattttgcaCGTCGCTCAATAGAGTTGGAAAGATGAGATTTCGAGCCACGAACCACTGAAGAGGTTTAGGATCCAAATAGGTTGCGACGTTCGTAAGGATCGTCTTCACAGTTCACGTTCTGGTTGTTGTTCAAAGCGTATTCTTTCCGTCTGTTTGAACATTGCCTGAAACTAAGTAACGGTAAGCAATGGGTGAGTAAAAGGACATAACGGAAGGATAAAGCTGCGGTTGGACTGCAAAACGACACATCGAAAGACACTCCAAAGTACGTCGATACACCAGCGGGCTGCATCCGTTTATTTCAAAACCGTTTAAAGTTAATTGGGGCGATAATTACACTAAGTTTTGATATCGATCCGCCGGTGTCGCCTTTGCAGCAGCGACACGCATTCAATCGGTTCAATGAGCTTTccttcttttcatttttctcaaCGCGATCGTGGCCTAATGGACCCTGCAGCTAAAAATAAACTCGAATGCACGGTAATCACAATgatccgtcgtcgtcttccCTGGTCCACATACATCATATTTCACGTGCGTTTTTCTCGGCCACACGCGCCAGGACAACAACAAAGGTTTTGCTATTAGCTAGTCCGCacaaaaacattcatttacgctagaaaaccgaaaccgaactaATCAGCGCTGCGATCCCGAAAAGCGGCAGTGACCGTGCAGCGTTGCAGATCATACGTCCCGTGCACGACACGCGGCTAGCATAACACGTCCGTATGTTGTGCTCCGTAACTATTACTCTACCGCCCGTCCCAACGCCTGGAACCCGGCACATCCGGGTGTCTTTTTCTGTCGTGAGCGAAAGGAAGATGCTTTAAATAAAGAGACCTTAGACCTCGTACGTTCGTGACCTCGATCGTGATGGATACTGAAAAGCGGGCTCAGCGCAGCTCACCTTAAATTGCAACCGACAAACCGGCCTGTCCACACACTGCTGTTTCTCCTCTCtttaaacaataataaaataattatgtACTTGTTGCACTTGGTGACCGGCTCCCAAGGCTTCcaccgaagaaacaaaaatcgcCACCGACCGCGGCATGGATCAGCATGACGATAAAAGGGATATAAATATAAACCAAACCCTGTGCCTGCCCGTGTCTGTGAGCAGAAACGATCAACTGGCTATTGACGCAGACTGACTGCACTGCGCATCGGAACAAAAGGGATGTTGCGGCCGGCAACTTGTATCTTTCCTGGTTGTTTTTTGGAATGGGTCCGAAATCGTCGAAGCAGCCGGGACCCAAAGAGATGGGCCTCAAGAGGGTGGCACACTATGCTATGCTGGTGTGGTTGgcgatgatgctggtgatAATGACCGATGGCAATACTATGAACCATGATGATGGTAGCCctgtagctgctgctgggtgggaTGATGGTAAGccggcgttggtggtggtggcggttcaCCGTCCCCACCGGAATCGATTGCCGCCGCGTTGGCGTCCTTTTTCAGCTGCCCGGTGCGTTCCTGTTCGTACTCGACGAAATCGTCAAACAGACTGGGCCACGCCTCGGTGTCGTCATAGTTTTCAATATCACAGGATTCCACAAAGTTCAGAAACATGTTCCACGTGTCCTTCGGGACACCGCGGATGTTCTGGTGTTGCTCGAGAAAGTCTAGCCAGCGCTGCAGAATGTCTGGCGTGTGCACGGTGAACACTAGCCGCCACAGGCTGATGGCCATGTCGAGCGACAGTATCCGGTGGCCCGGCTCGAgcccgaaccggaacgtgAACCGGTACAGTGACTTGAAGTCCTCGGTTCCCTCGGTTCGCAGCCGCTCGACGATCTGCTGTAGCCGGCTCCGTATGTCTTCGATGCTGGCGGCATTCATCCGCTGTAGGCCCTGAATAAATTCCGTCTTCGTAAACTGACACATCTGGCTCGCATCCAGCCGCCACGCCAGCACCAGTATCGCGAAGTCGTCTGGCTTAAACCCGAGATCGCCGCACAGCCGCTCGATACCTTCCGACAGTATCGCGTCGTCCTGCGCGTCCTTGTAGCTTTCGAACAGTTTGTTCAAATCGTTATCCGACAGTAGCAACTGACCACTGCCCAAACCTCCGTAGCCGGTCCCACTCAGCTCCTTGCTGCCATTATTATTTGTGCACTCCACCGTACCACCTGCACCGGGCAGGACTCCCGCGGGTCCCATTACTCCGCCACCCGTCCCGCCACCGGTCGCTGCACTTCCGATGTTGCCATTCAGTATACTGCCTAGGCCGGATTTCTTCACACTTCCTCCGCTGCGCCGCTCCGTCAGAGCCATGTGATGACCGAGCGGACTGTTTGGAAGAAGATCGTCTGTTTCTAAGCAAGCCATGAAAAACAGATagaaaacattgtttcaaACGATTGGTTAGCGTAGttggcgatcgtcgtcgagcacacacacacttaccaTGTGCAACTGCTTCCGTGTCCGTGTACGTTAGTGTCGGATCGTGCGGTACCGTACCATCGAGGCCTGCCAACggaccaccggtggcggctggTGCATTTGCATTGGGTGCCGTCCGAAAGCATGTCAGGCAGCTACCCATATTATGTCGCGTCGTCGTTCACGGTTCGCACACGCGGAGAATTAGACTAAATCGAGTCGAGAACGAACGGCAACAACGTGGGAGGACACAAACCACTAATCGGTCTACTACTCTCCACTCTAACCTTGTCCGTGGTGCCACTTGTATCACCACCATCGGATCGCagccaccgtcatcgtcataCCGAGACAGTAGTTGTCGATCGGTGGTTGAATGATGGAACTTAGGAGCTAGCTACGGCCGCCCCGGTCATCCGGAGTCTGCACCACCGCACTAACGCATTTTACTAGGCGTTTGCATCGGGGCCATCCACCAAATCATCAGAAAACCAGAACAACACTATTCCTGCTTGTCCGAAATATTCCGTAGGCGTTTGGCACACGATCCGTTCACGGTACGACTTGGCACATTGTGATCCCCGTGAAAGGTTTCTGCTGTTACCACCACCTGCCGCCCCTGGTCATGCTGGTGCATGGAACTGCAACAAGATACAACAGGTCAAAACAGGAATCAGCGCGATGGGGTAGCCGTGTAACGGTACGCTGGTTGGTCGAAAGGACCCCCTGGCAAGGAGCCGTATGGTTGGCGGGATCGGAAACGCACCGAATGGAGGGAGGCACGCCGGGACAGTCTGGTTCCGGAGGGACTGATCGGGGAGCTTAATTACCGTTTAAACCATTTACGAAGCGCCTGCAAAAGCTGCCCGTTCCGTTGGTTTCTTCGCTTTCTTGGcttgttaattattttccgtCGATGGCAACCTGACTGTCATCGCCTGACAGCTTCGCCTCCATCGCATGTATGACTGGCCGTATACGTCAGATTTGGGTTTCGTTGAGCCTTCGTTCAGTAAGCATCCCGCACGCGATTCAAAGTGACCGTTGGCTTTCGTTCGACCGAAAATGGAGCAGAATGTTGCACAATTTTGAGCTAACAACCATCTGCGATTCTCAAGTGTGaagtaacacacacacatagacacGGGGTAGATCCTTTCTCTCGAGCATAACCACTTTTGTTTATTACACTGTAAGATTTCTTTATTTACAATGCGTTCTCCTTTCACAGTTGCACTCTTCTCCCGTGCGCGCTGCTCTGTTTGCATTACACTCGTTCTTTATCCGATAGTGT
Coding sequences within it:
- the LOC128278180 gene encoding DCN1-like protein 3, encoding MGSCLTCFRTAPNANAPAATGGPLAGLDGTVPHDPTLTYTDTEAVAHETDDLLPNSPLGHHMALTERRSGGSVKKSGLGSILNGNIGSAATGGGTGGGVMGPAGVLPGAGGTVECTNNNGSKELSGTGYGGLGSGQLLLSDNDLNKLFESYKDAQDDAILSEGIERLCGDLGFKPDDFAILVLAWRLDASQMCQFTKTEFIQGLQRMNAASIEDIRSRLQQIVERLRTEGTEDFKSLYRFTFRFGLEPGHRILSLDMAISLWRLVFTVHTPDILQRWLDFLEQHQNIRGVPKDTWNMFLNFVESCDIENYDDTEAWPSLFDDFVEYEQERTGQLKKDANAAAIDSGGDGEPPPPPTPAYHHPTQQQLQGYHHHGS